A single region of the Chrysoperla carnea chromosome 5, inChrCarn1.1, whole genome shotgun sequence genome encodes:
- the LOC123301824 gene encoding presequence protease, mitochondrial: protein MFKHNLKGIMRLQIRNFHRNLIRSYVTKVSTKTKITPPVTQREKYIVGKVYSGFKVTNIEPITEFSMEAIHFEHEKTGAEYLHLYRDDANNVFSINFRTTPRDNSGKPHILEHTVLCGSEKYPIKDPFFKMLNRSLATFMNAMTAPDYTMYPFSTTNEKDFRNLQSVYLDAVFNPKLKLSDFMQEGWRLEQKDLNDPHSEIIIKGVVYNEMKGVLAENERIIGEKLLNMLLPDHTYGVISGGDPLAIPDLTWEGLKNFHRVHYHPSNSKFFSYGNFPVQPTLEYINENYLKNYSKIDTKHTAVPSQTRWNEPRRAEIRGRFSEIGQAKQHSLVIGYLMNDITDVYSTLVMQFISELLVKGVNSPFYKSLIEPNFSGGYSTQTGYDSQIKDTIFVLGLQSVEEKDYDKILRIFDETIDDVVKKGFDPEQIENILHGYELGIKHESTNFGLRLLFNLSPLLNHNADILKSLKVNELIGRLKKDIADHPDFLQKTVAARFQHNRHKLILSLKPDVNYDKELNEAEKKLLESKVANIDGVRRREIFELSKTLQEEQKKPQPMEILPTLVIDDILKKTPPTNASIVVHDRVPIQICEVPTNGITYLKMLIDTSKIKDNDHKMLIPVFNYVISRLGTKKYNYREFDTLIHKKTSGLSISTHIAENLNNIDEFQQGISLSSYCLDSNLEDMLNIWNEIFSIETLNDVKQFELLVKLYVTNLTNGIADSGHAYAMSSANSMILGSCYQQEVLSGLAHIKYMKQLVKDMNCEDILKKIQEMAAIVFNKQNLRVAFNCLPENRNQVLSKVESFISQLPGAQNSETNRPIYKTVPVFEPQNGIECKHHSLNIPVYFASKAVKGVSYTDEKFAHLRILARLITAKYLFPAIREAGGAYGAGARCGSNGAFTFFSYRDPSHFQTLKVFDETHQYVENKLKDLTDQDIFEAKLNVFQAIDAPIIPASKGNSLFYSGLTDEMLQKHRETLLGVNKNNLYDVSQEFLSSQSTTKMAKVILGPSISNFDKEVKSNEHWTVEKTDTS, encoded by the coding sequence atgttCAAACATAACCTCAAAGGAATAATGCGGCTGcaaataagaaattttcatcGGAATTTAATCCGATCGTACGTGACAAAAGTAtcaacaaaaactaaaattactcCTCCTGTAACTcaaagagaaaaatatattgttggAAAAGTATATAGTGGATTTAAAGTTACAAATATAGAACCAATCACCGAATTTTCGATGGAAGCAATACATTTCGAACATGAAAAAACAGGCGctgaatatttacatttatacagAGACGATGCTAATAATGTATTCTCGATAAATTTTCGTACAACACCAAGGGATAATTCAGGTAAACCACATATCTTAGAACATACAGTTTTATGTGGTTCCgaaaaatatccaattaaagatccatttttcaaaatgttaaatCGATCGTTAGCAACTTTTATGAATGCAATGACGGCTCCAGACTACACAATGTATCCATTTAGTACGACAAATGAAAAGGATTTTCGTAACTTACAATCAGTTTACCTGGATGCGGTTTTTAATCCAAAGTTAAAATTATCCGATTTTATGCAAGAAGGTTGGCGACTTGAGCAAAAAGATTTAAATGATCCACACTCGGAAATTATCATTAAAGGAGTGGTATATAATGAAATGAAGGGGGTTTTAGCTGAAAATGAGCGAATAATCggggaaaaattattaaatatgttgttACCAGATCACACGTATGGTGTTATCAGTGGTGGAGATCCGTTAGCAATTCCTGATTTAACGTGGGAAGGATTAAAAAACTTTCATCGTGTTCATTATCATCCTAGTAATAGTAAGTTTTTCTCCTACGGCAATTTTCCCGTACAACCAACTTTAGAGTAcatcaatgaaaattatttgaaaaattattcaaagatCGATACAAAACATACCGCAGTACCAAGTCAAACTCGATGGAATGAACCTCGAAGGGCTGAAATTAGGGGTCGTTTTAGCGAAATTGGCCAAGCGAAACAACATTCCTTGGTAATTGGATACTTGATGAACGATATTACGGATGTTTATAGCACGCTGGTCATGCAATTTATAAGCGAATTATTGGTGAAAGGTGTTAATTCACCATTTTATAAATCGTTAATTGAACCGAATTTTTCGGGCGGTTACAGTACACAAACTGGATACGATAGTCAAATAAAAgatacaatttttgtacttgGCTTACAAAGTGTTGAGGAGAAAGATTACgataaaattttacgaatatttGATGAAACTATCGATGATGTTGTGAAAAAAGGTTTCGATCCCGaacaaatcgaaaatattcttcATGGATATGAGTTAGGTATCAAACATGAATCAACCAATTTTGGTTTAcgacttttatttaatttatcaccATTATTGAATCATAATGctgatattttaaaatcgttAAAAGTGAACGAATTAATTGGACGATTAAAGAAAGATATTGCGGATCATCctgatttcttacaaaaaacCGTCGCAGCACGATTTCAACATAATcgacataaattaatattatcgttaaaaCCTGACGTTAATTATGATAAAGAACTTAACGaagctgaaaaaaaattacttgaatcGAAAGTTGCTAATATCGATGGAGTTCGACGTCGTGAAATATTTGAACTATCCAAAACATTACAAGAGGAACAAAAGAAACCACAACCAATGGAAATACTACCAACGCTAGTTATTGatgatattcttaaaaaaactcCTCCAACAAATGCATCGATTGTGGTTCACGATCGTGTTCCAATTCAAATTTGTGAAGTTCCAACAAATGGGAtcacatatttgaaaatgttaattGATACATCAAAAATTAAGGATAACGATCATAAAATGTTGATACCAGTATTTAATTACGTGATTAGTCGATTAGggaccaaaaaatataattatcgtGAATTTGATACGTTAATCCATAAGAAAACAAGTGGTTTGTCGATATCCACACATATTgctgaaaatttaaacaatattgatGAATTCCAACAAGGCATTTCGTTATCTTCCTATTGCTTGGATTCGAATTTGGAGGACATGTTGAATATTTGGAACGAAATATTCTCAATTGAGACTCTAAATGATGTTAAACAATTTGAACTGTTGGTTAAATTATATGTAACGAATTTAACGAACGGTATCGCGGATTCTGGACACGCTTATGCGATGTCTTCCGCAAATAGTATGATTTTAGGTTCTTGTTACCAACAAGAAGTTTTATCAGGACTTGCGCACATTAAATATATGAAACAATTAGTAAAAGATATGAACTGcgaagatattttgaaaaaaattcaagaaatggCCGCAAtagtatttaataaacaaaatcttCGGGTTGCATTTAATTGTCTACCAGAAAATCGTAATCAAGTACTATCAAAAGTCGAATCATTTATATCTCAATTACCGGGTGCACAAAATTCAGAAACAAACAGACCAATATATAAAACAGTACCGGTTTTTGAGCCACAAAATGGTATCGAATGTAAACATCACTCCCTAAATATTCCAGTTTATTTTGCATCAAAAGCTGTTAAAGGTGTTTCGTATACAGATGAGAAATTTGCACATTTAAGAATTTTAGCGCGATTAATTACTGCGAAATATTTATTCCCTGCAATTCGAGAAGCTGGTGGAGCGTATGGTGCTGGAGCAAGATGTGGCTCAAATGGAgcttttacatttttcagttatcgtgatCCTAGTCATTTTCAAAcattgaaagttttcgatgagACACATCAGtatgtagaaaataaacttAAAGATTTAACGGATCAAGATATATTTGAAGCGAAATTAAATGTTTTCCAAGCAATTGATGCACCAATAATCCCTGCATCGAAAGGTAATTCGTTATTCTATTCAGGTTTAACGGATGAAATGTTACAAAAACATCGTGAGACTTTATTGGGAGTCAATAAGAATAATCTTTATGATGTTAGTCAAGAATTCTTATCGTCtcaatcaacaacaaaaatggcGAAAGTAATTCTAGGACCATCaatttctaattttgataaagaagTGAAATCAAATGAACATTGGACTGTTGAAAAAACTGATACGTCATAA
- the LOC123300532 gene encoding uncharacterized protein LOC123300532, with protein MSLPNSFTHYNEKSEAFLEYFQQTINFLHNHEWIYNFPNTNILQENILNKFPLGWRYHLEQLSCQELNQIPFGFYKENWPESLKNFVKAIGTFKPVYNRYVETNIDLKLPKNFTRGLNPKKQHEIVLLSKFIHEKCLKFGITTIIDVGAGLGYISHLLHENYGYKVLAIESESVRFESALKRQQKFHEHSKKNVRFFNHYVNENSADTINNAIKDWLGSDFNEKTCLIGLHACADLTVTALNIFLQLDYIKLVAIMPCCYHKLQLSNENQTNEENLFAENCDTLVPNNNRPEYFNNFPLSEILRNIYKEYNGSMFLRRPFLRIACQSSASVWKTMTDEEHKEHSISHMRRAVLQLFVHNENYILAKLKRKCMNRTTSSNCDFETYLKQLDEGFYLVKNQSNSMEAGAIIKDYSRNGNLIDELKFTSPLIKEKITELWNQYENDLNLIEIITCFQNCIQGICENIIFMDRVAYLWERGVNSVVEKVTDDYISPRCHALIAFKE; from the exons atgTCTCTACCAAATTCTTTTACACATTACAACGAAAAGAGTGAAgcatttttagaatatttccaACAAACCATTAATTTTCTACATAATCATGAATGGatatataattttccaaatacaaatatacttcaggaaaatattttaaacaaatttcccTTGGGATGGCGATATCATCTAGAACAGTTATCGTGCCAAGAATTAAATCAAATTCCATTTGgtttttataaa GAAAACTGGCCTgaatctttgaaaaattttgttaaagccATTGGCACTTTTAAACCTGTATATAATAGATATGTTGAGACGaacattgatttaaaattaccGAAAAATTTTACCCGTGGTTTAAATCCTAAAAAGCAACATGAAATAGTTTTGTTATCGAAATTTATCCATGAAAAATGCCTAAAATTTGGAATTACAACGATTATTGATGTGGGTGCAGGACTT GGATATATTAGCCATCTTCTTCACGAAAATTATGGCTATAAAGTATTAGCAATCGAATCAGAATCAGTACGATTTGAATCTGCACTAAAGCGgcaacaaaaatttcatgaacatTCCAAGAAAAatgttcgatttttcaaccattATGTCAATGAAAACTCAGCGGATACAATCAATAATGCCATAAAAGATTGGCTTGGATCCgactttaatgaaaaaacatgtTTGATTGGCCTACACGCGTGCGCCGATTTAACTGTAACtgccttaaatatttttttacaattagatTATATTAAATTGGTTGCTATAATGCCATGTTGTtatcataaattacaattaTCCAACGAAAATCAAACAaacgaagaaaatttatttgctgAAAACTGTGATACATTAGTGCCTAATAATAATAGACcggaatattttaataattttccattaagTGAAATATTAaggaatatttataaagaatacaaTGGTTCCATGTTTTTAAGACGTCCATTTTTAAGGATCGCTTGCCAGAGTAGTGCAAGTGTTTGGAAAACTATGACGGATGAAGAACATAAGGAACATAGTATTTCACATATGCGACGTGCGGTTTTACAACTGTTTGTTCATAAtg aAAATTATATTCTAGCAAAATTAAAACGTAAATGTATGAATCGTACAACATCGAGTAACTGTGACTTcgaaacatatttaaaacaattggaCGAAggtttttatttagtaaaaaatcaatCGAATTCCATGGAAGCTGGTGCTATTATCAAAGATTATTCTAGAAATGGTAATCTTATTGacgaattaaaatttacatcaccattaattaaagaaaaaatcacGGAATTATGGAATCaatatgaaaatgatttaaatttaatagaaataattacatGCTTCCAGAATTGTATACAAGgaatttgtgaaaatattatattcatggaTCGTGTTGCATATTTATGGGAACGTGGTGTTAATAGCGTTGTGGAAAAAGTCACCGATGATTATATTTCACCAAGATGTCATGCGTTAATAGCTTTtaaggaataa
- the LOC123301825 gene encoding asparagine--tRNA ligase, cytoplasmic gives MSAGDIKNLTLKEIYTSDKTGDDKTGDGTQEKPFKTILQAMRAAGKEPFPTIYVDAKDKDAKEKYEVAAKSQLKKIQKIWVRENHKGADKSKREDDDAEKRAKNLEEAKKIEISEDPSLFPAKLIKINAGLKNRDKRVKINGWVHRLRRQGKSLMFITLRDGTGFLQCVLNDKLCQTYDALVLSTESTVILYGVLRAVPEGKTAPDGHELMVDYWKLIHLAPAGGADSILNEDALPDVQLDNRHIMIRGENTSKVLKMRSVVMQAFRDHYLANDYVEVTPPTLVQTQVEGGATLFKLDFFGEQAYLTQSSQLYLETCIPAMGDVFCMAQSYRAEQSRTRRHLAEYTHIEGECPFITFNDLLDRLEDLICDVVQRVLNGPYAHIVYELNPDFKPPKKPFRRMNYADAIVYLKEHNITKEDGSFYEFGEDIPEMPERKMTDQINEPIMLCRFPVEIKSFYMSRCEEDARLTESVDVLLPGVGEIVGGSMRIWDNEELLKGYAREGIDPAPYYWYTDQRRYGSCPHGGYGLGLERFICWLLNRYHIRDVCLYPRFLERCKP, from the exons ATGTCAGCGGGGGACATTAAAAACTTAACCTTAA agGAAATATATACTTCTGATAAAACTGGAGATGATAAAACCGGCGATGGTACCCaggaaaaaccatttaaaactaTCTTACAAGCTATGCGAGCAGCTGGCAAAGAACCATTTCCAACAATTTATGTAGATGCTAAAGATaaagatgcaaaagaaaaatatgaagtAGCTGCTAAATcgcaattgaaaaaaatacaaaaaatttgggtaCGTGAGAATCATAAAGGTGCCGATAAATCAAAACGTGAAGATGATGATGCCGAAAAACGAGCTAAAAATCTTGAAGAAgctaagaaaattgaaattagtgAAGATCCATCATTATTTCCAGcgaagttaattaaaattaatgccgGTTTGAAAAATCGTGATAAGAGAGTTAAAATTAACGGATGGGTTCATCGGTTACGAAGGCAAGGTAAATCCTTAATGTTTATAACATTAAGAGATGGAACCGGATTCTTGCAGTGTGTGCTGAATGATAAACTATGCCAAACGTATGATGCTCTAGTTTTAAGTACGGAATCTACTGTTATTTTATATGGAGTTTTAAGGGCTGTGCCTGAAGGAAAGAct GCTCCAGATGGACATGAATTAATGGTCGATTATTGGAAGTTAATACACTTAGCACCAGCTGGTGGAGCAGATTCAATTTTAAACGAAGATGCTTTACCTGACGTACAACTAGACAATCGTCATATTATGATTCGTGGAGAAAACActtcaaaagttcttaaaatgAGATCGGTTGTCATGCAAGCATTCCGTGATCATTATTTAGCTAATGACTATGTGGAAGTAACACCCCCAACGTTAGTACAAACCCAAGTTGAAGGTGGAGCAACGTTGTTTAAATTAGATTTCTTTGG agaACAAGCTTATTTAACGCAAAGttcacaattatatttagaaacaTGTATACCAGCTATGGGTGATGTATTTTGTATGGCCCAAAGTTATCGAGCAGAACAAAGTCGAACCCGGAGGCATTTAGCAga atacaCCCACATAGAAGGTGAATGTCCTTTCATAACATTCAACGATTTATTAGATCGACTTGAAGATTTAATCTGTGATGTTGTACAACGTGTTCTTAACGGACCCTACGCTCATATCGTATACGAATTAAATCCTGACTTTAAACCACCAAAAAAACCATTCCGTAGAATGAATTATGCTGAtgctattgtttatttaaaagaacatAATATTACCAAAGAAGATGGTAGTTTTTATGAATTCGGTGAAGATATTCCAGAAATGCCCGAACGTAAAATGACCGATCAAATTAATGAACCAATTATGTTGTGTCGTTTTCCTGTTGAAATTAAATCATTCTACATGTCGCGATGTGAAGAAGATGCCAGATTAACGGAAAGTGTTGACGTTTTGTTGCCAGGAGTTGGTGAAATTGTTGGTGGTTCGATGAGGATTTGGGATAATGAGGAATTATTGAAAgg ttaCGCTCGTGAAGGTATTGACCCAGCTCCATACTATTGGTACACAGATCAACGTCGTTATGGATCTTGTCCCCATGGTGGATATGGTCTTGGATTGGAAAGGTTTATTTGTTGGTTGTTGAATAGATATCATATACGTGATGTATGTCTGTACCCACGGTTCCTAGAACGATGTAAACCCTAG